Proteins from a genomic interval of Corynebacterium freiburgense:
- the glmS gene encoding glutamine--fructose-6-phosphate transaminase (isomerizing), with protein MCGIVGYIGGREGLQVALDALRRMEYRGYDSSGIAIADGHGGLETVKRAGKIANLDDRIAELGESSFQGHTAIGHTRWATHGRPTDINAHPHLSFDGKVAIVHNGIIENFSQLRQELEREGIELVSETDSEVAAHLLARAYNEGETAGDFQASALAVLNRLEGAFTLLFLHVDHPDMIIAARRSTPLIIGVGEEEMFLGSDVAAFIAYTREAVELEQDNVVILTKGGYQILDFDGNAVAGKPFTINWDLAAAEKAGFDSFMMKEIHEQPAAVRDTLFGHLRDGRIILDEQNLTNADLKAVNKIFVVACGSAYHSGLLAKYAIEHWVRIPVEIEVASEFRYRDPVLDSRTLVVAVSQSGETADTLEAVRHAKAQGAKVLAVCNTNGAQIPRESDAVLYTHAGPEIGVASTKAFLAQVAANYIVGLALAQAKGTKYPDEIVDIWRDLESIPAKIESLLSCEEEAQQIAETLGPIPTMLFLGRGVGFPVALEGALKLKELAYIHAEGFPAGELKHGPIALIEDDLPVVVVVPSPRGVKVLHSKIVSNIQEIRARGAKTIVIAEEGDTAVEPYANWLIRIPESSTIMQPLLATVPLQFLAAFIARECGNDDIDKPRNLAKSVTVE; from the coding sequence ATGTGTGGAATCGTAGGATATATCGGTGGCCGTGAAGGCCTGCAAGTTGCGCTGGATGCATTACGGCGTATGGAATACCGCGGATATGATTCCTCAGGTATTGCTATTGCAGACGGCCACGGGGGTTTAGAAACAGTAAAACGGGCTGGGAAAATAGCAAATCTAGATGATCGCATTGCGGAATTAGGGGAGAGTAGCTTTCAAGGCCATACTGCGATTGGTCATACTCGTTGGGCGACTCATGGCCGTCCAACTGATATAAATGCGCACCCGCATCTTTCATTCGATGGCAAAGTAGCCATTGTTCACAATGGGATTATTGAGAACTTCTCACAATTACGGCAAGAGCTAGAACGTGAAGGGATTGAATTAGTCAGTGAAACGGATTCTGAAGTAGCTGCTCATCTTCTTGCCCGTGCATATAACGAAGGGGAAACTGCGGGCGATTTTCAGGCAAGTGCACTCGCGGTGTTAAACCGACTTGAAGGCGCGTTTACATTATTGTTTTTGCACGTCGATCACCCAGATATGATTATTGCCGCGCGGAGATCGACGCCGCTTATCATCGGCGTCGGCGAAGAGGAAATGTTTCTGGGCTCCGACGTGGCAGCGTTTATTGCCTATACTCGTGAAGCCGTTGAACTTGAACAAGATAATGTTGTGATCCTAACCAAAGGTGGCTATCAGATCCTGGATTTTGATGGTAACGCTGTAGCAGGCAAACCCTTTACCATTAACTGGGATTTAGCTGCTGCTGAAAAAGCAGGATTTGACTCCTTTATGATGAAGGAAATCCACGAGCAGCCAGCCGCAGTCCGCGATACGCTATTCGGCCATCTACGAGATGGGCGGATCATTCTGGATGAACAGAATCTTACAAATGCCGACCTTAAGGCTGTAAATAAGATTTTCGTAGTAGCTTGTGGTTCTGCTTATCACTCCGGCCTGCTTGCCAAATACGCTATCGAACACTGGGTGAGGATTCCGGTGGAGATTGAAGTGGCATCGGAATTCCGTTATCGCGACCCAGTGCTGGATTCCCGAACATTAGTGGTCGCTGTATCGCAATCAGGGGAAACCGCAGACACTCTGGAGGCGGTGCGCCATGCGAAGGCGCAAGGAGCCAAAGTGCTGGCTGTGTGTAATACCAATGGTGCTCAAATCCCTCGGGAGTCTGACGCCGTGCTCTATACGCATGCCGGCCCAGAAATCGGCGTTGCGTCTACCAAGGCATTTTTAGCGCAGGTCGCAGCAAACTACATCGTTGGTTTGGCATTGGCCCAGGCGAAAGGTACGAAATATCCTGATGAAATAGTGGATATTTGGCGGGATTTGGAAAGCATTCCAGCGAAGATTGAATCACTGCTTTCCTGTGAGGAAGAGGCGCAGCAAATTGCGGAAACACTTGGTCCAATTCCCACAATGTTGTTCCTAGGGCGTGGGGTCGGGTTCCCAGTGGCGTTGGAGGGAGCATTAAAACTCAAGGAATTGGCGTATATTCATGCGGAAGGATTCCCAGCTGGGGAATTAAAGCATGGTCCGATCGCACTAATTGAAGATGATCTCCCGGTGGTTGTGGTTGTTCCTAGTCCCCGAGGCGTGAAAGTTTTACACTCGAAGATCGTGTCGAATATTCAGGAGATTCGGGCTCGTGGTGCGAAAACAATTGTGATTGCGGAAGAAGGGGATACCGCAGTAGAGCCATATGCTAATTGGCTGATTCGAATTCCAGAGTCTTCCACCATTATGCAGCCACTTTTGGCTACCGTCCCATTGCAATTCCTGGCGGCGTTTATTGCGAGAGAATGCGGCAATGACGATATTGATAAACCACGGAATTTGGCAAAGTCTGTGACAGTCGAATAG